The Faecalibacter sp. LW9 genome has a segment encoding these proteins:
- the gldC gene encoding gliding motility protein GldC — protein MRKTNISVEIELDENHVPEAMSWNAPDGGINNEATKAMLLSVWDDKAKEALRIDLWTKDMTQDDMKRFFHQIFISMSSSYQRATDEEDVAQKIAAFAEEFAYASKIKG, from the coding sequence ATGAGAAAAACAAATATTTCAGTTGAGATCGAGTTAGATGAGAATCACGTTCCAGAAGCAATGTCTTGGAATGCACCAGATGGAGGAATTAACAACGAAGCAACGAAAGCCATGTTATTATCAGTATGGGATGATAAAGCAAAAGAAGCTTTACGTATCGACTTATGGACGAAAGATATGACACAAGATGATATGAAACGTTTCTTCCACCAAATTTTCATTTCAATGTCATCGTCTTATCAAAGAGCAACAGATGAAGAAGATGTAGCACAAAAAATTGCAGCTTTCGCGGAAGAATTTGCTTACGCATCTAAGATCAAAGGATAA
- the nadE gene encoding NAD(+) synthase, giving the protein MQTEKVVQHIVSWLKDYLETSHQKGFVIGISGGIDSAVTSTLCAMTGYPLLNLEMPIHQEKNQADRAKRHIEWLKTQFETPIDSIEVELTNTFDALVAALPPTETTDKVNLALANTRARLRMSTLYYFAGLHNYLVAGTGNKVEDFGVGFYTKYGDGGVDLSPIADLMKSEVYEIAAFLGINTEIRKAKPTDGLFGDDRSDEDQLGASYDELEWAMTMKESGHQSEEFEGRQKEVFDIYSRLNRINQHKMVPIPVCDIPAEYK; this is encoded by the coding sequence ATGCAAACAGAAAAAGTTGTACAACATATTGTTTCTTGGTTAAAAGACTATTTAGAAACATCGCATCAGAAAGGTTTTGTGATTGGAATTTCGGGCGGAATTGACTCTGCGGTAACTTCTACGCTATGTGCCATGACGGGATATCCTCTTCTAAATTTAGAAATGCCGATTCATCAAGAAAAAAATCAAGCCGATCGTGCCAAACGTCACATCGAATGGTTAAAAACTCAATTTGAAACTCCTATTGATTCAATTGAAGTTGAATTGACGAATACTTTTGATGCTTTAGTAGCCGCATTGCCTCCGACCGAAACAACCGACAAAGTCAACTTAGCCTTAGCCAATACACGTGCTCGTCTTCGAATGTCAACGCTTTATTACTTTGCAGGATTACATAATTATTTGGTAGCTGGAACGGGAAATAAGGTGGAAGATTTTGGTGTAGGATTTTATACAAAATATGGGGATGGAGGTGTTGACCTGAGTCCAATTGCGGATTTAATGAAATCTGAAGTCTATGAAATTGCTGCTTTTTTAGGAATTAATACAGAGATTCGAAAAGCTAAACCAACCGACGGTTTATTTGGGGATGATCGTTCCGACGAAGATCAATTGGGTGCTTCTTACGATGAGTTAGAATGGGCAATGACCATGAAAGAAAGTGGACATCAATCCGAAGAGTTTGAAGGGCGACAAAAAGAAGTGTTTGACATTTACTCGAGATTAAATCGAATCAATCAACATAAAATGGTTCCAATTCCGGTGTGTGATATACCAGCTGAATATAAATAA
- a CDS encoding VanZ family protein, producing the protein MHNKIKQIIFYSYLALVFYLTLMPGNQLKSIDRAGLGEYLNFPHSDKLVHMCMFFGLAFLYAYLKRHSIARMFFVPVSISFLIEILQGIMPYGRTFDWLDLLANSIGITLAIALVIGIKKAKI; encoded by the coding sequence GTGCATAATAAGATAAAGCAAATTATATTTTATAGTTATTTGGCATTGGTGTTTTATCTAACACTGATGCCAGGTAACCAATTAAAATCCATTGATCGTGCAGGATTAGGAGAATATCTAAATTTTCCACATTCGGATAAATTAGTCCACATGTGTATGTTTTTCGGTTTAGCATTTTTATATGCGTACTTAAAAAGACACAGCATAGCACGAATGTTTTTCGTTCCAGTCTCAATTAGTTTTTTAATTGAAATTTTACAAGGTATAATGCCTTATGGACGAACATTTGATTGGCTTGATTTACTGGCCAACAGCATTGGAATAACATTGGCTATAGCACTTGTTATAGGCATAAAAAAAGCGAAGATTTAA
- the gcvH gene encoding glycine cleavage system protein GcvH, with amino-acid sequence MSIPNNLKYSKDHEWVSVDGDIATIGITAFAQGELGDIVYVDVETEGETLGKEEVFGTVEAVKTVSDLFMPVSGEIIEFNAELESQPELINTDPYGAGWIIKVKLENASELDELLDDAAYGDLIGA; translated from the coding sequence ATGAGCATTCCAAACAATTTAAAGTACAGTAAAGATCACGAGTGGGTTTCTGTAGATGGTGATATCGCAACAATCGGAATTACTGCTTTTGCACAGGGTGAATTAGGAGACATCGTTTATGTTGATGTTGAAACTGAAGGAGAAACTTTAGGAAAAGAGGAAGTTTTTGGAACAGTTGAAGCTGTAAAAACGGTTTCTGATTTATTTATGCCAGTTTCTGGAGAAATTATCGAATTCAACGCTGAATTAGAGTCTCAACCAGAATTAATCAATACAGATCCTTATGGAGCTGGATGGATCATCAAAGTAAAATTAGAAAACGCATCTGAACTTGACGAGTTATTAGATGATGCGGCTTACGGTGATTTAATCGGTGCATAA
- the sprA gene encoding cell surface protein SprA, producing MKLDRKKKSNSRRPSTIAQLCLLFALSTAPITYAQEGGDDSIKFPIRNQTGGLFLDNQITYDITYDAIFQQYVIVPKIGTTQAGAPIILSRKEYLELVQNEDMKSYYQTKSRTNDQFYREQQFGDRVKNKEGSILPSFKVKSKAFETIFGGSEIKLIPQGYANLDLGVFLQKIDNPLLLPQNRQTLTMDLQQRMQLSVLGKVGENLQLKVNYDTQAGFGFENQMKLQWRKALGTKLDPFGGEDDILQNIEVGNISMPLSTSLISGAQSLFGVRADMRFGRTNVTTVFSEQRSEARNISVQGGGVMNTFKIAAENYEYNRHFFIGHYFRDAYDRALANYPTINSKINITRMEVWKVDRSGGNQENRRSIIAIRDVGDGNSMYPDRDNDQLYNSITNIGDIRNISTARTALNGYNDGTEVFRDGEHYLVNENVRKLDPSEYSFNPQLGYITLNSPLVDGEDLLAVSFQYTLTDNPSKIYKVGEMSDEFDKTLITKLIKPNSAVNLASPMWDLMMKNIYSLNAFGVDAQDFTMNVTFKDNSENSSGTINYLPNTATNNRPLIQVLNMDRLNQNGQPSEDPNGNSGDGIFDFVPGLTVDTQRGSIIFTSVQPFGSYLNRKLQGQNPEYVFNEIYTKLPNVLTAEKLANRYHLEGKYKGTVGDGIPLGAFNVPQGSVKVTANGVALIEGSDYTVDYQLGRVKILNEQLKNSGTPINISLENQSTFNLQKKRFMGVNVEHRFSDKWMLGGTVINYQERPITQKTQFGSEPVNNTVFGLNTQYNSQSEFLTRLTNKIPGIKTDEISNINFQAEGAYLMPGINKATSGYSYIDDFEDAQSRISLLDVASWRYGSTPGRPAGYNNQSFHPYFPNGTSDNNLSYNNGRRMMSWYSIDPRFYGLGGSSPVSDAAISNHKSRRVLLRELFDQRDVMAGTNSYINTMDISYYPDERGAYNVNPNSTDTKGWAAMMRPINVSNFRDSNVEYIEFWMMDPYADGEGGEGELLIHLGNVSEDILKDGEMAYENGLPHSGNQTQTTETNWGKQPSINPVLYAFDTEGEQRKQQDLGFNGLNDEEEASKYGLISNNPVTGELDPANDNYLFYLDQRLANHPFGESVVNRYRYFRNPQGNSSTDDPLAASSLLPDVEDINGDYNLDQTEYYNQYTLKITRQSLEDPENKFIVARKESEVEFANGRPSTVKWYQVRIPVDSYDLDIDGDGIEELNIEQSIAQAESVLSSARFMRMVMRGFDEQTTIRLGTFDLVRSEWRRYPKNIFPYIINNEEGYEEDRNIGDLEIGEVSIEQNSTNRPPYKMPPGIYREQTQGTTGYQSQNEASLTLKAKFKGGSTSKAIFKNVNLDLRRYKKLEMFVSAQDLLNRTNANLDPDTKLFIRLGSDYTDNYYEYEIPLKYTPITAITESEIWPVDNKIDLNTDFFTDAKKLRDSDNYSTRERFSYLIDEANPNKAVYVKGRPTLGNVSSLMIGVRNTGGATDKEVLLWVNELRLSEIDNEGGYAGAANLQFNLGDFANVQLSGSTSSVGFGAIDQGPANRNQDETTEYSINAEVKLDKFLPKKWGFEIPFNFTMQERFIDPKYNPLDNDIEFDEAPNKEELKEIVRTYSQYKSFAFNNIRKIRAPKKTPRFYDISNFSLSMMYANNYFRDIYTEYMVDQQLRASLNYNYQFKNKPYEPFKKWKAAQAAQPSGKYLQFIKEFNINPIPTRFSFRTEIARTYSERQYRDLNQYLGGSSAYMAPFFSNNFLFSWQYNLGFDLTKSLRLDLTSSTTTLNDGDMFYKADQSLIWQNMFKVGRPVNYDQKLQVNYKLPLKFFPYLNWMNMEVAYSANYNWQANSLATRVYKEYDDIGNVVKTHNLGDGFAQNSNAISLIGDMDFSRFYSEFKGYKKFDSILKGRRSEIDSLNNAYAELALKKNKRRSKNDYKFKHKFKAKDYGWMLLSSLKRANFNYNQTNGAVIPGLFSEPGFFGTNSQSAPTLGFIYGTQFDIKRQLVERGLISDSDLMTDPYQINKGTNFNATALIEPVPNLRIDLNAKHTEDRRQYHTGFNTYEWIEDPITGELVRGAYRPNPYIDQLGNLNVSNINLATAFSNKDQIFTQFIENSRIISQRLGGQLAGQGEFADGYSITNPDVALPAFVSAVEGKDASGAKLGYNKRIPLPNWRVAYTGLKSIPVINKFADQIEVSHAYVSSYTVSNIQSNPNYYFRGDENALGRDISGNFYSKNLYGSVAMIESFSPLVGVDVTFRNSMQVRAQYNRDRLLSLSLSNYTLSEDYGNEFIVGFGYIFKDFKIKMRYQGNQKTLKGDLNIRGDFSLRDNETRIRRYGEMFSSGTVDPTIAQDYSQITGGQRIMSLKLSADYNVSQNLNLRLYWDQMLSEYKISTAFPISQIRAGFSATFTFGN from the coding sequence ATGAAATTAGATCGTAAGAAAAAGTCTAATAGTCGTCGTCCATCAACTATCGCACAGTTATGTTTGTTGTTCGCTTTATCAACAGCACCCATTACTTATGCGCAAGAAGGTGGTGATGATTCCATCAAATTTCCTATTCGCAACCAAACCGGAGGATTATTTTTAGACAACCAAATTACCTATGATATTACGTATGATGCCATTTTTCAACAATATGTTATTGTTCCGAAAATAGGCACTACGCAAGCAGGAGCGCCTATTATTTTATCGCGTAAAGAGTATTTAGAATTGGTACAAAACGAGGATATGAAATCCTACTACCAAACGAAATCTCGTACGAACGATCAATTTTACCGTGAACAACAATTCGGGGATCGTGTAAAAAACAAAGAAGGAAGTATACTGCCAAGTTTTAAAGTCAAATCAAAAGCCTTTGAAACCATTTTTGGTGGATCAGAAATTAAACTGATTCCACAAGGATATGCCAACTTGGATTTAGGTGTATTTCTTCAAAAAATAGATAACCCACTCCTTTTACCACAAAACCGTCAAACTTTAACGATGGATTTGCAACAACGTATGCAATTAAGTGTACTTGGGAAAGTTGGGGAAAATTTACAATTAAAAGTTAATTACGATACGCAAGCTGGTTTCGGATTCGAAAACCAAATGAAGTTGCAATGGAGAAAAGCTTTAGGCACAAAATTAGACCCATTCGGTGGGGAAGATGATATTCTTCAAAACATCGAAGTCGGGAATATTAGTATGCCTTTAAGTACTTCATTAATTTCAGGAGCACAATCCTTATTTGGGGTTCGTGCCGATATGCGTTTTGGACGTACTAACGTAACAACAGTTTTTTCAGAGCAACGTTCAGAAGCACGTAACATTAGTGTGCAAGGAGGAGGGGTAATGAATACCTTCAAAATTGCGGCTGAAAATTACGAATATAACCGTCACTTTTTTATAGGTCATTACTTTAGAGATGCTTACGACCGTGCATTGGCCAACTATCCTACGATTAATAGTAAGATTAATATTACGCGTATGGAGGTTTGGAAAGTGGACCGTTCAGGAGGTAATCAAGAGAACCGTCGTTCAATTATTGCGATCCGTGATGTGGGGGATGGAAACTCGATGTATCCAGACCGTGATAATGATCAATTGTATAACTCGATTACGAATATTGGAGATATTCGTAACATTAGTACAGCACGTACGGCTTTAAATGGTTATAATGATGGTACAGAAGTATTCCGTGATGGTGAACATTATTTGGTTAACGAAAATGTTCGAAAATTAGATCCTTCAGAATACTCTTTCAATCCACAATTAGGATACATTACTTTAAATTCACCTTTGGTAGATGGTGAAGATTTATTAGCAGTTTCGTTTCAGTATACTTTAACTGATAATCCATCGAAAATTTATAAAGTCGGTGAGATGTCGGATGAGTTTGATAAAACATTAATCACGAAGTTAATTAAACCGAATTCGGCAGTGAATCTTGCATCACCAATGTGGGATTTAATGATGAAAAATATTTATTCTTTAAATGCTTTCGGCGTAGATGCACAAGATTTTACGATGAATGTGACATTTAAAGATAACTCTGAGAATTCATCTGGAACCATTAATTATTTACCGAATACCGCAACCAATAATCGTCCTTTAATTCAGGTCTTAAACATGGACCGTTTAAATCAAAATGGACAACCAAGTGAAGATCCTAACGGAAATTCGGGTGATGGTATTTTTGACTTTGTCCCAGGATTGACTGTAGATACACAACGAGGATCGATCATTTTTACATCGGTTCAACCTTTTGGTTCTTACTTGAATCGTAAATTACAAGGTCAAAATCCCGAGTATGTCTTCAATGAAATCTATACCAAATTACCAAATGTATTAACTGCTGAGAAATTAGCGAACCGTTATCATTTGGAAGGAAAATACAAAGGTACAGTTGGTGATGGTATTCCATTAGGAGCATTTAATGTTCCTCAAGGTTCGGTAAAAGTGACAGCCAATGGAGTGGCTTTAATTGAAGGTTCTGACTATACGGTCGATTACCAATTGGGTCGTGTAAAAATCTTAAATGAACAATTAAAAAACTCGGGCACGCCGATTAACATCAGTTTAGAAAATCAATCGACATTCAATCTTCAGAAAAAACGTTTTATGGGGGTGAATGTAGAGCATCGTTTTTCGGATAAATGGATGTTAGGAGGGACGGTCATCAATTACCAAGAACGCCCAATTACACAGAAAACACAATTTGGTTCAGAACCGGTGAATAACACTGTTTTTGGATTAAATACACAATACAATTCTCAATCTGAATTCTTAACACGTTTAACGAATAAGATTCCAGGAATTAAGACGGATGAAATTTCAAACATCAACTTCCAAGCGGAAGGGGCGTACTTAATGCCAGGAATTAATAAAGCAACGAGTGGATATTCTTACATTGATGATTTTGAAGATGCACAATCACGCATCAGTTTATTGGATGTAGCTTCTTGGCGTTATGGTTCTACACCAGGTCGTCCTGCAGGGTATAACAATCAAAGTTTTCACCCGTATTTCCCGAATGGGACTTCAGACAATAATTTAAGCTATAATAATGGTCGTCGTATGATGTCTTGGTACTCTATCGATCCTCGTTTTTATGGTTTAGGAGGTAGCTCACCCGTATCAGATGCAGCCATTTCTAATCACAAATCAAGACGTGTATTATTGCGCGAATTGTTTGATCAACGTGATGTGATGGCTGGTACAAATTCGTACATTAATACAATGGATATTTCGTATTATCCTGATGAGCGTGGAGCTTATAATGTGAATCCTAATAGTACAGATACAAAAGGTTGGGCTGCAATGATGCGACCAATCAATGTATCGAATTTCCGTGACTCGAATGTCGAATACATTGAGTTTTGGATGATGGATCCTTATGCTGATGGTGAAGGTGGAGAAGGAGAATTATTAATTCATTTAGGAAATGTTTCGGAAGATATCTTGAAAGATGGTGAAATGGCTTATGAAAATGGGCTTCCACATTCAGGAAATCAAACACAAACAACTGAAACCAATTGGGGTAAACAACCTTCGATTAATCCCGTTTTATATGCTTTCGATACTGAAGGTGAACAACGTAAGCAACAAGATTTAGGTTTCAATGGATTAAATGATGAAGAAGAAGCCTCTAAATATGGTTTAATATCAAATAACCCGGTAACTGGAGAGCTGGATCCAGCAAATGATAACTATTTATTCTATTTGGATCAGCGTTTAGCGAATCATCCATTTGGAGAAAGTGTGGTGAATCGTTACCGTTACTTTAGAAACCCACAAGGAAATTCATCGACAGATGATCCATTAGCAGCGTCTAGTTTATTACCAGATGTAGAGGATATCAATGGCGATTACAACTTAGATCAAACGGAATATTATAATCAATATACATTAAAGATTACGCGTCAATCGTTAGAAGATCCAGAAAACAAATTTATTGTAGCTCGTAAAGAGTCTGAAGTTGAATTTGCCAATGGACGTCCTTCAACGGTGAAATGGTATCAAGTGCGTATTCCTGTGGATAGCTATGATTTAGATATCGATGGCGATGGTATTGAAGAATTAAATATCGAACAATCCATTGCGCAAGCGGAAAGTGTTTTATCATCCGCACGTTTTATGCGTATGGTAATGCGTGGGTTCGATGAACAAACAACAATTCGTTTAGGAACATTTGATTTAGTACGTTCAGAATGGAGAAGATATCCTAAGAATATTTTCCCATATATTATTAACAATGAGGAAGGGTATGAGGAAGATCGCAACATTGGCGATTTAGAAATTGGCGAGGTAAGTATTGAACAAAACTCAACGAACCGTCCTCCTTATAAGATGCCTCCTGGAATTTACCGTGAACAAACTCAAGGTACAACAGGATATCAAAGTCAAAATGAGGCTTCGTTGACGTTGAAAGCGAAATTCAAAGGAGGAAGTACATCAAAGGCTATTTTCAAAAATGTAAATCTTGATTTACGTCGATACAAAAAATTAGAAATGTTTGTGTCTGCCCAAGATTTATTAAACCGTACGAATGCGAATTTAGATCCAGATACGAAATTATTCATTCGTTTAGGATCTGATTATACTGATAACTACTACGAGTACGAAATTCCATTAAAGTATACGCCGATTACAGCGATTACTGAAAGTGAAATTTGGCCAGTAGATAACAAAATTGATTTAAATACAGATTTCTTTACTGATGCAAAGAAGTTAAGAGATTCTGATAATTATAGTACCAGAGAACGTTTCTCTTATTTAATAGATGAAGCTAATCCAAACAAGGCAGTTTACGTAAAAGGTCGCCCAACGTTAGGAAATGTTTCCTCATTAATGATTGGGGTTCGTAATACAGGGGGTGCAACAGATAAAGAAGTTTTACTTTGGGTAAATGAATTACGTTTAAGTGAAATTGATAACGAAGGGGGGTATGCAGGAGCAGCTAACCTACAATTCAATTTAGGAGATTTTGCGAACGTACAATTATCGGGTAGCACAAGTTCTGTAGGATTTGGTGCAATTGATCAAGGACCTGCAAATCGTAATCAAGACGAAACAACAGAGTATTCGATCAATGCAGAAGTGAAATTAGATAAATTCTTACCAAAGAAATGGGGCTTTGAAATTCCATTCAATTTTACAATGCAAGAGCGCTTCATCGATCCAAAGTACAATCCATTGGATAATGATATAGAATTTGATGAAGCACCAAATAAAGAAGAGTTAAAAGAAATTGTGCGTACTTACTCACAGTATAAGAGTTTTGCGTTCAATAACATTCGAAAAATTAGAGCTCCGAAGAAAACGCCTCGTTTTTATGATATTTCGAATTTCTCTTTATCCATGATGTATGCAAATAATTACTTCCGTGATATTTATACAGAATACATGGTGGATCAACAGTTACGTGCATCATTAAACTATAATTATCAATTTAAGAACAAGCCATACGAACCATTCAAAAAATGGAAGGCTGCTCAAGCAGCACAACCATCTGGGAAGTATTTACAATTTATTAAAGAATTTAACATCAATCCAATTCCGACGAGATTCTCGTTCAGAACGGAGATTGCACGTACTTATAGCGAGCGTCAGTACCGAGATTTAAACCAGTATCTTGGTGGTAGTTCAGCCTATATGGCGCCATTCTTTAGTAACAATTTCTTGTTCTCATGGCAATATAACTTAGGGTTTGATTTAACAAAATCCTTACGTTTAGACTTAACTTCATCTACAACGACGTTAAACGATGGCGACATGTTCTATAAAGCTGATCAATCATTGATTTGGCAAAACATGTTCAAAGTTGGTCGTCCTGTAAACTATGATCAGAAGTTACAAGTCAACTATAAGTTACCATTAAAATTCTTCCCGTATTTAAATTGGATGAATATGGAGGTTGCCTATAGTGCGAATTATAACTGGCAAGCCAATTCGTTAGCTACGCGAGTTTATAAAGAATATGATGATATTGGAAATGTTGTTAAAACACACAATTTAGGGGATGGATTTGCACAAAATTCAAATGCAATTTCCTTAATTGGTGATATGGATTTTTCTCGTTTCTATTCTGAATTTAAAGGATACAAAAAGTTTGATTCAATTTTAAAAGGCCGTCGTTCAGAGATTGATTCCTTAAATAATGCCTATGCAGAATTGGCGTTGAAAAAGAACAAACGTCGTTCGAAAAATGACTATAAATTCAAACATAAATTTAAGGCAAAAGATTATGGTTGGATGTTATTGTCATCATTAAAACGTGCAAACTTTAACTATAACCAAACGAATGGAGCAGTGATCCCAGGATTGTTCTCGGAACCTGGTTTCTTCGGTACAAATAGCCAATCTGCACCTACGTTAGGATTTATTTATGGAACGCAGTTCGATATCAAACGTCAATTGGTGGAAAGAGGATTAATTTCGGATAGTGATTTGATGACGGATCCGTATCAAATCAACAAAGGAACGAATTTTAATGCCACAGCCTTAATTGAACCTGTCCCGAATTTACGTATCGATTTAAATGCAAAACATACAGAAGATCGTCGTCAATACCATACTGGATTTAATACCTACGAATGGATTGAAGATCCTATTACAGGAGAATTAGTTCGTGGAGCGTATCGTCCAAATCCATACATTGACCAATTAGGTAACCTGAATGTATCGAACATCAACTTGGCCACAGCTTTTTCAAATAAGGATCAAATCTTTACTCAATTCATCGAGAATTCGAGAATTATTTCTCAACGTTTGGGTGGACAATTAGCTGGTCAAGGAGAATTCGCTGATGGATATAGTATTACAAATCCAGATGTTGCATTACCTGCTTTTGTTTCAGCAGTAGAAGGAAAAGATGCGTCTGGAGCCAAATTAGGATACAACAAACGTATTCCTTTACCAAACTGGCGTGTAGCTTATACGGGATTAAAATCGATTCCAGTGATCAATAAATTTGCGGATCAGATTGAAGTATCTCATGCATATGTTTCAAGTTATACCGTAAGTAATATTCAATCGAATCCAAACTATTATTTTAGAGGAGATGAAAATGCGCTTGGACGTGATATTTCAGGGAACTTTTACTCGAAAAATTTATACGGATCGGTAGCTATGATCGAATCATTCTCTCCATTAGTAGGAGTAGATGTTACTTTCCGTAACAGTATGCAAGTAAGAGCGCAATATAATCGTGATCGTTTATTGTCGTTAAGTTTAAGTAACTATACGTTATCTGAAGATTACGGAAATGAATTTATTGTAGGTTTCGGTTACATCTTTAAAGATTTTAAAATTAAGATGCGCTACCAAGGAAATCAAAAGACATTAAAAGGAGATTTGAATATCCGTGGAGATTTCTCTTTGCGTGATAACGAAACTCGTATTAGAAGATATGGAGAAATGTTCTCATCTGGAACAGTAGATCCAACCATTGCACAAGATTATTCGCAAATTACTGGTGGACAACGAATCATGTCGTTAAAATTATCGGCAGATTATAATGTTAGCCAAAATTTAAATCTTAGATTATATTGGGATCAAATGTTGAGTGAATATAAAATTTCAACAGCATTCCCAATTTCTCAGATTCGTGCCGGATTTAGTGCTACCTTTACATTCGGAAATTAA
- the ruvA gene encoding Holliday junction branch migration protein RuvA: protein MITQLRGKLVEINPTNAVVDCNGVGYWVNISLNTYSAIEHEELITIYTHLIVREDAHILYGFATKSEREVFLKLISVNGVGPASGMMMISTLSAQEIANAIATDDVRMLQSVKGIGAKTAQRILIDLKDKLDVVVDVNVNSGSDKNKSKNEALSALEVLGIPKKSAEKVMDKVLSSYPDADVEFLVKETLKKI, encoded by the coding sequence ATGATAACACAATTAAGGGGAAAATTAGTAGAAATCAATCCTACTAATGCAGTGGTTGATTGTAATGGAGTTGGCTATTGGGTTAATATTTCATTGAATACCTATTCTGCAATTGAACATGAAGAATTAATTACAATCTATACACATCTTATCGTTAGGGAAGATGCGCATATCCTTTATGGTTTTGCAACAAAATCGGAACGTGAAGTTTTTTTAAAACTAATTAGTGTAAATGGTGTAGGACCAGCATCTGGAATGATGATGATTTCTACATTATCGGCTCAAGAAATTGCAAATGCAATTGCTACGGATGATGTTCGTATGTTACAAAGCGTAAAAGGGATTGGAGCCAAAACAGCCCAACGAATCCTAATTGATTTGAAAGATAAGTTAGATGTTGTAGTGGACGTAAATGTTAATTCAGGTTCTGATAAAAATAAATCTAAGAATGAAGCGTTATCTGCTTTAGAAGTTTTAGGAATTCCTAAAAAATCAGCAGAAAAAGTAATGGATAAAGTCTTATCGAGTTATCCAGACGCTGATGTTGAATTCTTAGTCAAAGAAACACTGAAGAAAATTTAA
- a CDS encoding sulfite exporter TauE/SafE family protein: MDFTIIILALTIGLTSSLHCVGMCGPIALSLGLNAENKIKFSVRNLTYQLGRVTTYTFLGAFLGIIGESFSFAGLQNYLSIAIGILMIIMVMIPKFYENGATSLRPINQLMLKVKILLGKYLLKKDSTSLYIVGVLNGLLPCGAVYATLTAAIAMGSVTKSALFMLFFGLGTLPLMFATVLFGNFISVKQRQTILKILPIITILLGVLFILRGLELNIPFISPNPEALKLNGMEDHSM; the protein is encoded by the coding sequence ATGGATTTCACAATAATAATATTAGCTTTAACAATAGGACTGACATCATCCCTGCATTGTGTAGGGATGTGTGGTCCTATTGCTTTATCGCTTGGGCTAAATGCTGAAAATAAAATTAAATTTTCGGTTCGTAATTTAACTTACCAATTGGGTCGTGTAACGACTTATACCTTCTTAGGGGCTTTTCTAGGAATCATTGGAGAATCATTTTCTTTTGCTGGACTTCAAAATTATTTGAGTATCGCCATTGGAATATTAATGATTATCATGGTGATGATTCCAAAATTTTATGAAAACGGAGCGACTTCACTTCGCCCTATTAATCAGCTAATGCTGAAGGTGAAAATACTTCTAGGGAAATATTTATTGAAAAAAGATTCTACTTCATTGTATATCGTTGGAGTATTGAATGGTTTATTACCTTGTGGCGCAGTATATGCAACATTAACAGCTGCGATTGCCATGGGGTCTGTGACTAAAAGTGCCTTGTTTATGCTGTTCTTTGGTTTAGGAACATTGCCTTTAATGTTTGCGACGGTTTTATTCGGAAATTTCATTTCTGTCAAACAGCGTCAAACCATTCTAAAAATTCTTCCTATAATCACCATCCTTCTTGGTGTTCTCTTTATTCTTCGTGGTTTGGAATTAAATATTCCATTTATTTCTCCTAATCCTGAAGCGTTAAAATTAAATGGTATGGAAGACCATTCCATGTAA
- a CDS encoding FixH family protein, translated as MKLNWSHYIAIALGCFMTFILTLMFTAGDSGHAMVTEDYYEKELTFQNEIDAEKRALALTEKPELRSQANGMVLEFPTSIVDPKGTIYLMRNNDETKDILMPIKLNHKNQMLISSVDLIEGEYELFLKWKSENKEYMIKKSIQWISQ; from the coding sequence ATGAAATTAAATTGGAGTCATTATATTGCTATTGCATTAGGATGTTTTATGACGTTTATTTTAACGTTAATGTTTACCGCAGGTGATTCTGGACATGCTATGGTAACGGAGGATTATTATGAGAAAGAATTAACTTTCCAAAATGAGATTGATGCCGAGAAAAGAGCATTAGCATTAACAGAAAAACCAGAATTACGCTCACAAGCAAATGGAATGGTATTAGAATTCCCTACATCAATAGTTGATCCTAAGGGGACAATTTATTTAATGCGTAACAATGATGAGACGAAAGATATTTTAATGCCGATTAAGTTGAATCATAAAAATCAAATGTTAATCTCTTCAGTTGATCTTATCGAAGGGGAATATGAGTTATTCCTAAAATGGAAAAGTGAAAACAAAGAATATATGATTAAAAAGTCCATTCAATGGATTTCACAATAA